The Tigriopus californicus strain San Diego chromosome 10, Tcal_SD_v2.1, whole genome shotgun sequence region gatcaaaattctagatcaaccctatattcatgGGCTAGCCAGATACGCCAAGTCtgattcgttggtagatcaaatatcatatatagataataaatagacgaaatatgacctttcattttaatagtactgtgGATGACATTTCCTGTAGTACTTAGTAACCCgtgaaaaagcaagaaaagcaaaaagcacCCGAGAAAAAATGGATACTTTTTTTGTcctgaactgctgggaattccttTCCCACTAGCGGTAAAAGTCCGCataaaagaaggaagaaaatgaaagcagCCACTTGAAAAATTTCAGCTTCATGTCCAAATAGACAAGCTAAACTAGGGTTTAAGTTAGGTAAGGGGCCCAAAACCAAAAGATAGATGCTATCCGTATTATCTCCAGGCAAACTgacgttcctttttttgagaaataaaattccacttcttcttcattttgattaatgGTGCAGATCTACTGCTGGTAAACGCAAAAAATAAGCAAGGGGATCTATTCGTGGCCTCATTCCAAACAAATTTAtgtcaattttgtccaaaattgaggcaaaacaTGGCTTTTTAAGAAGGTGCCTTGCAAATTGGTACTACTTTGAAAATTagatttgaatatgccttctTTGTAAGCTGTTTTGCACCTTTCTGTCTCTAAAAGATTTTGCTGTTTGACAATGTTTTGCCCCTCCCTAGTGTTGACAAGGTGAAGACGGTAAGGAAACTGATTGCAAATGGGCCGTATTATCTCCTCTGAAAACTTAACGTCCAGTTGGTTGACAGGAAGTTTTCCTTTGACCTGAGAATGTGACAAGAAATTTGCTAGCCAGGAAGCTTTGCAAGCTTGAGTatcttttgcaaatatttcccCCATGGGTTGCATTTCGTTATCTGTATTTGActtattttggcaaaaataccTATTTTACTCGCCAGATATATCAAAGTAAAGCCAAGATGAGGTACACGTGCTAAATCATCTGGCAAtcctatttaaaaaaaaaataactgtAACGTGTAACGACGCCATTACGATTTTTAGAAGGAATAGTTGGGCAATGAATTACTCACCTTGGTCAAAGAATCGGACCTGTAAACCGGTCCTCCATTAAGGAACGACTAAAGTTCTGTGAAGACAATATTTCATTCGTAAAGACTATTCTCCTTGAAATATGCACAAAACGGTCCGTTTCGATATGTAGCTGGAAATCAATACGTGATCGACTCATTTGCCGCTGAGTCTCATTATCAATGAAAACTTTATTCTTAACACACTTGGTAAAGCTTCAATACATTGGCCGCATTGCCAAAGATAATAGCAGTATCCGGAAAAAGTCAGTCAAAAGTCGTCCAATCGGTTGGCACTCTGGTTGAATCGTTTCCCAATGGTTTCCACCTCGAATCCTATAGAAATGAGGGCCTCATGATCCAAAATCTTCCGTCCGTCAAAGACGAAGGCTGGCTTTTCCATGATTTCGTACATCCTGCGGAAATCTAATTTGACGAACTCGTCCCATTCTGTGCAGATCACCAGTGCGTGTGATCCTTGGCCAGCCTCATAGGCGGACTGGTGAATTGTCACTAATCTTGCCACTCGACTAGGATCTTCGCTTATGTATGGATGACTCAAATCGTCCAAAATTTGTTGTTTATCCACCtagaaatgataaaaaaaactttcaagcTGATGCAGTCATAGGATTTGATTATTGAAGCCAACCGCCCGTACCTTTGGATCGTAAATGGCCAGTTTTGCATTTTCGTCCATTAAATGCTTGCTCAAATGAATGGCAGCGGATTCACGGGTATCACCTGTATTCTTTTTAAAGGCAAACCCTAAGATGGATATGCGTTTATCCGTGACCGTGTTGAATAAACGATGCACGATCCTGAGAGAGAACCGTCTTTTCTGGTAGTCATTGATAACGATTACGCTATTCCAGTAGGCTGCCACCTCTTGCAGACCTAAACTCTCACAGATGTATACCAGATTCAGAATGTCTTTCTGAAAGCACGAACCTCCAAATCCCACCGAGGCCTGGAGGAATTTGGATCCAATGCGGGAATCCTTGCCTGGAAGTGTATTCAAGATTTTAAGTTTTTTGCACCTTTACTTCATTGAATCCATAGAGGAGATTGATTCTCATTCATGGAAACGTTGCcgctaaaaaagttgaactTAAAAAAATTCTTCTAAAGCTTTAAACCAACTTGGCTCTGAACAATTCCATAATTCTAATTGGTCGATTGCCAATCAAACGCGAAGTTTTGCCGCCGGATATCATAAGGTTGGGAAATGATTCTTACGATTATTTCCATATATGAGCGAtaataacaaaataaaatgtttcCAATATCAAGGAAATGAATGTTCGGGGCTTATTTACAATAATAAGTCCAAATGCTCCTACACATATACATatggcataaaaaaaaaatgtatatagCTTGCACTATCAAGCTATCGCAAGATTATCGACACTTGTCTCGTTCATTTGATAAGGCACagcaaataaaagaaaatggcccATTAGATCGAAAATGACAATTGCCAACACCTGATCTCCAGATTTTTCCCAACAGTCCTAACATTTCTCACGAACCGTACAAACCTCTAAATTTTCACGAGAAAGGGGCTAGCACGTTACGGAAGGAGGTAGGGGTACTTACCGATAGCTTTGGCCACCTCACTGACATCGGCACCAGTTTCCTCGCAAAGAGGAGTCAAGGCGTTGATACTAGAAATACGCTGAGCTAAAAACGCGTTAGCTGCCAACTTCGAGAGCTCGGAGGACCACGTGTCCATTGTCAGGATCTTCTCTGTAAACCGATCTTGTTCTTAAAATTCATGTATAATGACTCTGAGAGTTGAATATACCTTCAGGGATCCAATGCTGATAAATCCAGGACAAAGCCCCAATGGCCAACTTGCCCTTAGGACTTTGTTCACCACCAATCAATACTCGTTCGGCATGCAACAAATCGGTGATGGCGCTACCTTCGGCCAGAAATTCCGGATTGGATAATACCTGGGAGCATCAATAAGATGTAACACTGCCTAATTTGAGTTTCATAAATAAACGACAAACTTACTTGAAATTCCACGCCAGCTTTTTGCTTCGAGTGCAAAATTGTGCTAATACTCTCGGCGGCTTTAACGGGAACAGTCGACTTTTCGACCACAATCTTGAATCCAGATTCTACGGTTTCCACAATATCGCGAGCAGCTAATTCTACATACTTTAAATCCGCCGCTTTTCCCTTGCCTTGGCACAAAATAGAATTATACGGTAGATTGAGGATATAACATAGAATCTGAGCAAAGCTATCTCACCATAACCAAAAGTTTTGGTGGGTGTGTTCACCGAAATGAAAATCAGATCAGCTTCTTTGATGGCTGTTTCAATTTCGGTGGAAAAATGAAGATTCTTTCCTCGACATTGCTTGACCACTTCATCCAAACCAGGTTCGTAGATGGGCAAAACGTCAGAATTCCACTCCTgaaacgataaaaaaaaataggtaATATGCCAAGACTACATTATACATTACATTAATTCAATAACTTACATCTATCCGTTGTTTTGACTTATCAACCACAATAACTTGTATATCCGGACATTTGTAGGCCATGATTGAGCACGTGGGCCCACCCACATAGCCCGCCCCAAGACAGCACACTTTTTTGATGGTCATTTCGGCACAAGTGGGAGTAAAAACTGGAGAGATCTAAAAAAATAACAAGTGTATCTCTTAGTAACAATCACGATTGCTCTTAAAATGTGGAGAAAAATTAATCAGGTCGTTCTGACAAATTTAAAGCGGATCAAACATGATCAATAATATTCAACTAACCATTATTAACACAATTGATGCCGATTGAGTTAGCCCCGAGATTAGATGTATAAAACAGAAACTCAAAGAGTTGGTGGTGGGCACAGGTTAGATCCAATGCTGGAACTGAGCGTCAGACATTACTTTGCCACTCTGGAAAATTGTATGGCCCTCAGGCCCTCGGCGGCCAGCGTTATCCACCCTCGTCAACCTGTACGTAGGGActcgaggaggaggagga contains the following coding sequences:
- the LOC131889272 gene encoding UDP-glucose 6-dehydrogenase-like isoform X2 — its product is MTIKKVCCLGAGYVGGPTCSIMAYKCPDIQVIVVDKSKQRIDEWNSDVLPIYEPGLDEVVKQCRGKNLHFSTEIETAIKEADLIFISVNTPTKTFGYGKGKAADLKYVELAARDIVETVESGFKIVVEKSTVPVKAAESISTILHSKQKAGVEFQVLSNPEFLAEGSAITDLLHAERVLIGGEQSPKGKLAIGALSWIYQHWIPEEKILTMDTWSSELSKLAANAFLAQRISSINALTPLCEETGADVSEVAKAIGKDSRIGSKFLQASVGFGGSCFQKDILNLVYICESLGLQEVAAYWNSVIVINDYQKRRFSLRIVHRLFNTVTDKRISILGFAFKKNTGDTRESAAIHLSKHLMDENAKLAIYDPKVDKQQILDDLSHPYISEDPSRVARLVTIHQSAYEAGQGSHALVICTEWDEFVKLDFRRMYEIMEKPAFVFDGRKILDHEALISIGFEVETIGKRFNQSANRLDDF
- the LOC131889272 gene encoding UDP-glucose 6-dehydrogenase-like isoform X1; this encodes MISPVFTPTCAEMTIKKVCCLGAGYVGGPTCSIMAYKCPDIQVIVVDKSKQRIDEWNSDVLPIYEPGLDEVVKQCRGKNLHFSTEIETAIKEADLIFISVNTPTKTFGYGKGKAADLKYVELAARDIVETVESGFKIVVEKSTVPVKAAESISTILHSKQKAGVEFQVLSNPEFLAEGSAITDLLHAERVLIGGEQSPKGKLAIGALSWIYQHWIPEEKILTMDTWSSELSKLAANAFLAQRISSINALTPLCEETGADVSEVAKAIGKDSRIGSKFLQASVGFGGSCFQKDILNLVYICESLGLQEVAAYWNSVIVINDYQKRRFSLRIVHRLFNTVTDKRISILGFAFKKNTGDTRESAAIHLSKHLMDENAKLAIYDPKVDKQQILDDLSHPYISEDPSRVARLVTIHQSAYEAGQGSHALVICTEWDEFVKLDFRRMYEIMEKPAFVFDGRKILDHEALISIGFEVETIGKRFNQSANRLDDF